CTGGATAAACCATAGCGTTCCATAATAGGCTGAGCACAATGGTGACCCGCACGAATAGCAATCCCTTCCTCATCCAGTATCTGACCTATATCATGGGGATGAGCACAATCCATTGTGAAAGAAATCACACCTGCTCGGGGTTTTTTGGGTCCTAAAATATGCACGCCCGGGATATGTGAAAGACTTTCATAAGCATATTGTATCAGGGCATCTTCATAATGGCATATTTCATGCATACCTAACGATTGTAGAAAATCAATAGCACTGCCTAAGGCTATTACTCCTTCAATATTAGGCGTCCCTGCTTCAAATTTCTGAGGAGCATGGGCATATATCGTTTTTTCCAATGTAACATGAAGTATCATACTACCCCCAGTTTGATATGGCTCCATGCTTTCCAGCAAGGGAGCTTTCCCATAAAGAATACCAATACCCGTCGGAGCATACATCTTATGACCAGAACAGGCAAAGAAATCACAATCCAATTCCTGCACATTTATTGGTGTATGGGGTGTGCTTTGTGCTCCATCTACAACAAAAACGGCTCCTACTTCATGGGCTCTTTTAGCCAAATCTGTTATGGGATTGATGGTTCCTAAAACATTTGAAACATGAACTACCGATACAATCTTTGTCTTTTTCGTAATCAATTGTTCAATTTGCGTTAAATCCAAAGTTCCTTCATCTGTAATCGGAATTACTCTTAATTTGGCACCCGTCTGCTGGCATACCACCTGCCAGGGTATTAAATTGGAGTGATGTTCCATCTGGGTGACTAACACTTCGTCGTCGGGGTGAAGGCGTGGTCGGGCATACGATTGGGCGATTAAATTTATGGAATCCGTAGTGCCTCGTGTAAATACGATTTCACAATCTACCTTCGCCCCTAAAAAACGAGATACTTTGGAACGAACCTCTTCGTATTTCTCCGTAACCTTTTCGCTTAAATAATGTATTCCCCGATGAACATTCGCATTCTCATGCTCGTAATATCGGGTAATCGTATCAATAACATTTTTAGGTTTTTGGGAAGTTGCCGCATTGTCCAAATAGACTAAGGGTTTACCGCGAACAAACCTTTCCAAAATAGGAAATTGAGCACGGATACTTTCAATACCTATTTTCCGTGCCAGTGCTTCGACATGCCATCGGCGTTTTTGTCTTCGATTTTCATTCACGGCTTTATTCTCTTTTGATATATGTAAACTCATTTTTTCTTCTCAGAAACATTTATGTAACCGTCAATAAAATCTTCAACACCATCAAAAGGAAATTCCTTTAAAACCCGATTTACAAATCCACGGATAAGTAAATTGCGGGCTTTATTCGGATGAATTCCACGAGTTTGAAAATAATATATCAAATCGGGTGGTGGTGGACCTACTGTGGCTCCATGGGTGCAACGCACATCATCGGCATATATTTCCAGTTGCGGTTTAGCATCAATAATCGCCTGGTCGGAAAGAGATAAACCTTTAAACTGTTGTATCGAATCGGATTTCTGAGCATCGGGAGCAATATAAATTTTCCCGCGATATACAGTTTTACTCTGTTCCTGTCCTAATCCACGCCAGTGAATTCGGCTTATCCCATGTCCTTTTAGATGTTGTATTAATTGTTGGGTTTCAGAAAAATGATGTCCCTGATTGATAGTCAAACCATTAATTTGAGTGGTAACATTTTCCCCTTTAATTTCAACATCTATTTCGGAACGGATAAATTGCCCGGACAAGTGTAGAGAATTGTAATTCAAAGAACCGTCTTCTTCTATTTCAACCGAAGTTGAAAGAAACCGAAGTGCATTATCGGTCCCTTGAATACTGTTCAGATATTTTAGATGGGCATTTTTACCCAAATAAATCTGCTCCTTTGTGTTTATCCATAATGAATTCGGTTCCGTCGTGTCGGCTATATAATGAACCGTAATAGTAGCCTGTGCATTATCTTCAAGATAAATGAAAATACGCGGGACATCCATTGTATCCGTGTCCCGTCCTTGACTTATTATCGCAATATGAATAGGCTTTTCAATAAAGGTCGCCTTGGGAATGTAGAGAAAAATTCCATTATGCATCAACATATCGGATATGGCTTCAAAAATATGACGGGGTTCTTGTCCAGATACAAGTTTCTTATGAACAATTTCACCCCATTGCGTTTGTAGGGCATCTCTAAAACTTTTAATAAACACAGAGGGAAAGGTATCGGCTTTAATGTTTATAGCACCATTTTCCCATATCACCGAAGGGGAAAAAGTATTTTTTATATTCTGGGGAATACTTTCCTCATGGGTTTGTTTTTGTATCTTCAGCATCCATTTCCTTTGCGGATTAAAGAAAGGGGCAAGATTTGTTTCACGCCAATCTTCTGTCTTGGCATGAGGTATCGGCAAAATCTCAAAAGCATCCAAACCATTACGAAGAATATGTTCCCACCAATCAGGATATACAAACCCATTGCGTAAATGGGTTGTTGCTCCCAGTAATGAAAGTTTTCTTTCGTCATTTAAATTTATAGTCATAGAAGACCCTTTCATGAAATAGCCCCAACAGAAGAGGTTTCCGTTTCTTCTTCCGTCTTAAGCCAGTCATAACCTTTTTGTTCCAGTTCAAGGGCTAATTCAAATCCGCCTGACCTTACAATTCTTCCTTTATAAAGGACATGCACAAAATCAGGTCGGATATAGTTCAACAATCTTTGATAATGGGTTATAACAATAAAGGAGCGTTGTGGCGACCTCATTCGATTGACACCTTCCGCTACGGATTTGAGAGCATCAATATCGAGCCCGGAATCTGTTTCGTCCAGAATGGAAAGAATAGGTTCTAATACCGCCATTTGAACAATCTCATTCCGTTTCTTTTCCCCGCCAGAGAAACCTTCATTCACAGAGCGTTCGGAAAAAGAAGGGTCTAAACCTATTTCCTTCATTTTTCCCTTTAATTGTTTTTCAAAATCCCAAATATCTATCGGTTCTAATCCTCGTGCATTTCGTATCTCATTCACGGCTGTATGCAAAAATTCCGTATTGGATAGTCCCGGAATTTCTACCGGATATTGAAAAGCAATAAAGATCCCTTTTCGTGTCCGTTCTTCCGGTGGCATGGAGATAATATTCTCACCCCGTAGCAAAATTTCACTATCCGATGATACCTCATAGTTTTCATTCCCGGCGAGAATTTGGGCTAATGTGCTTTTTCCCGAACCATTCGGACCCATAATGGCGTGAACTTCTCCGGGATTAATTGTTAAATGAATACCTTTTAATATTGTTTGCCCTTCGATAGAGGCTTTTAAATTTTTGACTTCGAGTAAACTCATCCGACGCTTCCTTCTAAACTTACGCTTAATAATCTTGTTGCTTCTACGGCAAATTCCATAGGTAAATGTTCAAATACTTCTTTA
The Candidatus Hydrogenedens sp. genome window above contains:
- the sufD gene encoding Fe-S cluster assembly protein SufD codes for the protein MTINLNDERKLSLLGATTHLRNGFVYPDWWEHILRNGLDAFEILPIPHAKTEDWRETNLAPFFNPQRKWMLKIQKQTHEESIPQNIKNTFSPSVIWENGAINIKADTFPSVFIKSFRDALQTQWGEIVHKKLVSGQEPRHIFEAISDMLMHNGIFLYIPKATFIEKPIHIAIISQGRDTDTMDVPRIFIYLEDNAQATITVHYIADTTEPNSLWINTKEQIYLGKNAHLKYLNSIQGTDNALRFLSTSVEIEEDGSLNYNSLHLSGQFIRSEIDVEIKGENVTTQINGLTINQGHHFSETQQLIQHLKGHGISRIHWRGLGQEQSKTVYRGKIYIAPDAQKSDSIQQFKGLSLSDQAIIDAKPQLEIYADDVRCTHGATVGPPPPDLIYYFQTRGIHPNKARNLLIRGFVNRVLKEFPFDGVEDFIDGYINVSEKKK
- the sufC gene encoding Fe-S cluster assembly ATPase SufC, with the protein product MSLLEVKNLKASIEGQTILKGIHLTINPGEVHAIMGPNGSGKSTLAQILAGNENYEVSSDSEILLRGENIISMPPEERTRKGIFIAFQYPVEIPGLSNTEFLHTAVNEIRNARGLEPIDIWDFEKQLKGKMKEIGLDPSFSERSVNEGFSGGEKKRNEIVQMAVLEPILSILDETDSGLDIDALKSVAEGVNRMRSPQRSFIVITHYQRLLNYIRPDFVHVLYKGRIVRSGGFELALELEQKGYDWLKTEEETETSSVGAIS
- a CDS encoding cysteine desulfurase, with product MGIESIRAQFPILERFVRGKPLVYLDNAATSQKPKNVIDTITRYYEHENANVHRGIHYLSEKVTEKYEEVRSKVSRFLGAKVDCEIVFTRGTTDSINLIAQSYARPRLHPDDEVLVTQMEHHSNLIPWQVVCQQTGAKLRVIPITDEGTLDLTQIEQLITKKTKIVSVVHVSNVLGTINPITDLAKRAHEVGAVFVVDGAQSTPHTPINVQELDCDFFACSGHKMYAPTGIGILYGKAPLLESMEPYQTGGSMILHVTLEKTIYAHAPQKFEAGTPNIEGVIALGSAIDFLQSLGMHEICHYEDALIQYAYESLSHIPGVHILGPKKPRAGVISFTMDCAHPHDIGQILDEEGIAIRAGHHCAQPIMERYGLSSTARASFAVYNTVDEIDRLVNAIYKVQEIFQ